A stretch of the Vitis riparia cultivar Riparia Gloire de Montpellier isolate 1030 chromosome 13, EGFV_Vit.rip_1.0, whole genome shotgun sequence genome encodes the following:
- the LOC117927871 gene encoding putative disease resistance protein At3g14460 isoform X3, translating to MVKNVFGTYCQGHSFNNAGHNKSSFVMHDLIHDLAQFVSGEFCFRLEVGKQKNFSKRARHLSYIREQFDVSKKFDPLHEVDKLRTFLPLYMPGAYVSTCYLADKVLRDLLPKFRCLRVLSLSGYNITHLPADLFQNLKHLRYLNISSTKIQKLPKSIGMLCNLQSLMLSDCHGITELPPEIENLIHLHHLDISETKLEGMPTGINKLKDLRRLTTFVVGKHSGARIAELQDLSHLRGALSIFNLQNVVNATDALKANLKKKEDLDDLVFAWDTNVIDSDSENQTRVLENLQPHTKVKRLNIQHYYGTKFPKWLGDPSFMNLVFLQLEDCKSCSSLPPLGQLQSLKDLQIAKMDEVQNVGADFYGNNDCDSSSMKPFGSLEILRFEEMLEWEEWVCCGVEFPCLKELYIKKCPKLKKDLPKHLPKLTKLKISECGQLVCCLPMAPSIRELMLEECDDVVVRSASSLGQLHSLKNLNIQQCESLASFPEMALPPMLERLEIIDCPTLESLPEGMMQNNTTLQHLSIEYCDSLRSLPRDIDSLKTLSIYGCKKLELALQEDMTHNHYASLTKFVISNCDSLTSFPLASFTKLETLHLWHCTNLESLYIPDGLHHMDLTSLQILNFYNCPNLVSFPQGGLPTPNLTSLWISWCKKLKSLPQGMHSLLTSLERLRIEGCPEIDSFPIGGLPTNLSDLDIRNCNKLMACRMEWHLQTLPFLSWLGIGGPEEERLESFPEERFLPSTLTSLIIDNFPNLKSLDNKGLEHLTSLETLSIYHCEKLESLPKQGLPSSLSHLYILKCPLLEKRCQRDKGKKWPNISHIPCIVIFNEKGFSYEEVILS from the exons ATGGTGAAAAATGTTTTCGGAACCTATTGTCAAGGTCATTCTTTCAACAATGCGGGTCATAATAAGTCATCGTTTGTGATGCATGATTTGATTCATGATTTAGCCCAATTTGTATCTGGAGAATTTTGTTTCAGATTGGAAGTGGGAAAgcaaaaaaacttttcaaagaGGGCTCGACATTTGTCATACATCCGTGAACAATTCGATGTCTCCAAGAAATTTGATCCCCTTCATGAGGTTGATAAGTTACGGACCTTCCTACCATTATATATGCCTGGAGCTTATGTTTCAACTTGCTACTTAGCTGATAAAGTTCTACGTGATCTATTGCCAAAATTCAGATGTTTGCGGGTTTTATCCTTGTCTGGCTATAATATCACTCATTTGCCTGctgatttatttcaaaatttgaagcaTTTGCGGTATTTGAACATTTCTAGCACCAAGATACAGAAGTTACCTAAATCCATAGGTATGCTTTGCAATTTGCAATCACTGATGTTGTCAGATTGTCATGGGATTACCGAGCTGCCTCCTGAAATCGAAAACCTCATCCACCTACATCATTTGGATATTTCTGAAACAAAATTAGAAGGGATGCCAACAGGAATCAATAAACTAAAAGATCTTCGAAGATTGACTACTTTTGTTGTTGGCAAGCATAGTGGTGCAAGAATTGCAGAGTTACAAGATCTGTCCCACCTGCGGGGAGCGCTCTCCATTTTTAACTTGCAAAATGTGGTGAATGCAACGGAtgctttaaaagctaatttgaagaaaaaggaagaccTTGATGACTTGGTGTTTGCGTGGGATACAAATGTGATTGATAGTGATTCGGAGAATCAAACCAGAGTTCTCGAAAATCTTCAGCCTCATACCAAGGTGAAAAGGCTCAACATTCAACACTACTATGgcacaaaatttccaaaatggcTAGGAGATCCTTCATTCATGAATTTAGTTTTCTTACAACTTGAAGATTGTAAAAGTTGCTCGTCCTTGCCACCACTTGGGCAGTTACAATCTCTCAAGGATCTCCAGATTGCGAAGATGGATGAAGTACAAAACGTTGGTGCAGATTTCTATGGGAATAATGATTGTGACTCATCTTCAATGAAGCCGTTTGGATCCCTAGAGATTCTGAGGTTTGAAGAGATGTTAGAGTGGGAGGAATGGGTTTGTTGTGGAGTTGAATTCCCTTGTTTGAAGGAGCTTTATATCAAGAAATGTCCAAAGCTGAAAAAGGATTTACCCAAACACCTTcctaaattaacaaaacttAAGATTAGTGAATGCGGGCAGCTGGTGtgttgtcttccaatggctcCCTCCATTCGTGAATTGATGTTGGAGGAATGTGATGATGTGGTGGTTAGGAGTGCGAGCAGT TTGGGCCAACTGCAT TCTCTTAAAAACTTGAACATCCAGCAATGTGAGAGTCTTGCATCTTTTCCGGAGATGGCGCTGCCACCCATGCTTGAAAGGCTTGAAATCATAGACTGTCCCACTCTGGAGTCCCTACCAGAGGGAATGATGCAAAATAATACGACTCTCCAACACTTGTCCATCGAGTATTGTGATTCTCTAAGGTCCTTGCCCAGGGACATTGATTCATTGAAGACACTTTCAATCTACGGGTGTAAGAAATTGGAGTTAGCACTCCAGGAGGATATGACGCACAACCACTACGCTTCCCTTACCAAATTTGTGATAAGTAATTGTGATTCTCTCACGTCCTTTCCATTAGCTTCCTTCACAAAGCTTGAGACGCTTCATTTATGGCATTGTACAAATCTGGAGTCCCTTTACATTCCAGATGGACTTCACCACATGGATCTCACATCTCTCCagatattgaatttttataattgcCCTAATCTGGTATCTTTTCCGCAAGGGGGATTGCCTACTCCTAATCTGACATCTCTTTGGATAAGTTGGTGCAAGAAGCTCAAGTCACTGCCCCAAGGGATGCACTCCCTCCTTACATCCCTTGAAAGATTGAGAATAGAAGGTTGTccagaaattgattcatttccAATAGGGGGTTTGCCCACTAATCTATCTGATCTTGACATCAGGAATTGTAACAAACTCATGGCCTGTCGGATGGAGTGGCACTTGCAAACGCTTCCCTTTCTTAGCTGGTTAGGGATTGGAGGACCTGAAGAAGAAAGATTGGAGTCATTTCCCGAGGAACGGTTTCTGCCCTCCACTCTCACCTCTCTTATAATTGACAATTTTCCAAATCTGAAATCCCTGGACAATAAGGGCCTTGAGCACCTGACCTCTCTTGAAACTCTGTCGATTTACCACTGTGAAAAGCTCGAGTCCTTGCCAAAACAGGGGTTGCCCTCCTCCCTTTCTCATCTTTATATTCTTAAGTGTCCTCTGTTGGAGAAGCGATGCCAAAGggataaagggaaaaaatggcCCAACATTTCTCACATTCCCTGCAtcgtgatatttaatgaaaaggGTTTCTCATATGAAGAGGTGATCTTGTCATGA
- the LOC117927871 gene encoding putative disease resistance protein At3g14460 isoform X2, which produces MVKNVFGTYCQGHSFNNAGHNKSSFVMHDLIHDLAQFVSGEFCFRLEVGKQKNFSKRARHLSYIREQFDVSKKFDPLHEVDKLRTFLPLYMPGAYVSTCYLADKVLRDLLPKFRCLRVLSLSGYNITHLPADLFQNLKHLRYLNISSTKIQKLPKSIGMLCNLQSLMLSDCHGITELPPEIENLIHLHHLDISETKLEGMPTGINKLKDLRRLTTFVVGKHSGARIAELQDLSHLRGALSIFNLQNVVNATDALKANLKKKEDLDDLVFAWDTNVIDSDSENQTRVLENLQPHTKVKRLNIQHYYGTKFPKWLGDPSFMNLVFLQLEDCKSCSSLPPLGQLQSLKDLQIAKMDEVQNVGADFYGNNDCDSSSMKPFGSLEILRFEEMLEWEEWVCCGVEFPCLKELYIKKCPKLKKDLPKHLPKLTKLKISECGQLVCCLPMAPSIRELMLEECDDVVVRSASSLGQLHSLVQLSVCCCPELKEIPPILHNLTSLKNLNIQQCESLASFPEMALPPMLERLEIIDCPTLESLPEGMMQNNTTLQHLSIEYCDSLRSLPRDIDSLKTLSIYGCKKLELALQEDMTHNHYASLTKFVISNCDSLTSFPLASFTKLETLHLWHCTNLESLYIPDGLHHMDLTSLQILNFYNCPNLVSFPQGGLPTPNLTSLWISWCKKLKSLPQGMHSLLTSLERLRIEGCPEIDSFPIGGLPTNLSDLDIRNCNKLMACRMEWHLQTLPFLSWLGIGGPEEERLESFPEERFLPSTLTSLIIDNFPNLKSLDNKGLEHLTSLETLSIYHCEKLESLPKQGLPSSLSHLYILKCPLLEKRCQRDKGKKWPNISHIPCIVIFNEKGFSYEEVILS; this is translated from the exons ATGGTGAAAAATGTTTTCGGAACCTATTGTCAAGGTCATTCTTTCAACAATGCGGGTCATAATAAGTCATCGTTTGTGATGCATGATTTGATTCATGATTTAGCCCAATTTGTATCTGGAGAATTTTGTTTCAGATTGGAAGTGGGAAAgcaaaaaaacttttcaaagaGGGCTCGACATTTGTCATACATCCGTGAACAATTCGATGTCTCCAAGAAATTTGATCCCCTTCATGAGGTTGATAAGTTACGGACCTTCCTACCATTATATATGCCTGGAGCTTATGTTTCAACTTGCTACTTAGCTGATAAAGTTCTACGTGATCTATTGCCAAAATTCAGATGTTTGCGGGTTTTATCCTTGTCTGGCTATAATATCACTCATTTGCCTGctgatttatttcaaaatttgaagcaTTTGCGGTATTTGAACATTTCTAGCACCAAGATACAGAAGTTACCTAAATCCATAGGTATGCTTTGCAATTTGCAATCACTGATGTTGTCAGATTGTCATGGGATTACCGAGCTGCCTCCTGAAATCGAAAACCTCATCCACCTACATCATTTGGATATTTCTGAAACAAAATTAGAAGGGATGCCAACAGGAATCAATAAACTAAAAGATCTTCGAAGATTGACTACTTTTGTTGTTGGCAAGCATAGTGGTGCAAGAATTGCAGAGTTACAAGATCTGTCCCACCTGCGGGGAGCGCTCTCCATTTTTAACTTGCAAAATGTGGTGAATGCAACGGAtgctttaaaagctaatttgaagaaaaaggaagaccTTGATGACTTGGTGTTTGCGTGGGATACAAATGTGATTGATAGTGATTCGGAGAATCAAACCAGAGTTCTCGAAAATCTTCAGCCTCATACCAAGGTGAAAAGGCTCAACATTCAACACTACTATGgcacaaaatttccaaaatggcTAGGAGATCCTTCATTCATGAATTTAGTTTTCTTACAACTTGAAGATTGTAAAAGTTGCTCGTCCTTGCCACCACTTGGGCAGTTACAATCTCTCAAGGATCTCCAGATTGCGAAGATGGATGAAGTACAAAACGTTGGTGCAGATTTCTATGGGAATAATGATTGTGACTCATCTTCAATGAAGCCGTTTGGATCCCTAGAGATTCTGAGGTTTGAAGAGATGTTAGAGTGGGAGGAATGGGTTTGTTGTGGAGTTGAATTCCCTTGTTTGAAGGAGCTTTATATCAAGAAATGTCCAAAGCTGAAAAAGGATTTACCCAAACACCTTcctaaattaacaaaacttAAGATTAGTGAATGCGGGCAGCTGGTGtgttgtcttccaatggctcCCTCCATTCGTGAATTGATGTTGGAGGAATGTGATGATGTGGTGGTTAGGAGTGCGAGCAGT TTGGGCCAACTGCATTCTCTTGTACAGTTATCTGTGTGTTGTTGTCCCGAGCTAAAGGAAATTCCACCCATTCTTCACAACCTTACCTCTCTTAAAAACTTGAACATCCAGCAATGTGAGAGTCTTGCATCTTTTCCGGAGATGGCGCTGCCACCCATGCTTGAAAGGCTTGAAATCATAGACTGTCCCACTCTGGAGTCCCTACCAGAGGGAATGATGCAAAATAATACGACTCTCCAACACTTGTCCATCGAGTATTGTGATTCTCTAAGGTCCTTGCCCAGGGACATTGATTCATTGAAGACACTTTCAATCTACGGGTGTAAGAAATTGGAGTTAGCACTCCAGGAGGATATGACGCACAACCACTACGCTTCCCTTACCAAATTTGTGATAAGTAATTGTGATTCTCTCACGTCCTTTCCATTAGCTTCCTTCACAAAGCTTGAGACGCTTCATTTATGGCATTGTACAAATCTGGAGTCCCTTTACATTCCAGATGGACTTCACCACATGGATCTCACATCTCTCCagatattgaatttttataattgcCCTAATCTGGTATCTTTTCCGCAAGGGGGATTGCCTACTCCTAATCTGACATCTCTTTGGATAAGTTGGTGCAAGAAGCTCAAGTCACTGCCCCAAGGGATGCACTCCCTCCTTACATCCCTTGAAAGATTGAGAATAGAAGGTTGTccagaaattgattcatttccAATAGGGGGTTTGCCCACTAATCTATCTGATCTTGACATCAGGAATTGTAACAAACTCATGGCCTGTCGGATGGAGTGGCACTTGCAAACGCTTCCCTTTCTTAGCTGGTTAGGGATTGGAGGACCTGAAGAAGAAAGATTGGAGTCATTTCCCGAGGAACGGTTTCTGCCCTCCACTCTCACCTCTCTTATAATTGACAATTTTCCAAATCTGAAATCCCTGGACAATAAGGGCCTTGAGCACCTGACCTCTCTTGAAACTCTGTCGATTTACCACTGTGAAAAGCTCGAGTCCTTGCCAAAACAGGGGTTGCCCTCCTCCCTTTCTCATCTTTATATTCTTAAGTGTCCTCTGTTGGAGAAGCGATGCCAAAGggataaagggaaaaaatggcCCAACATTTCTCACATTCCCTGCAtcgtgatatttaatgaaaaggGTTTCTCATATGAAGAGGTGATCTTGTCATGA
- the LOC117927871 gene encoding putative disease resistance protein At3g14460 isoform X1, with translation MVKNVFGTYCQGHSFNNAGHNKSSFVMHDLIHDLAQFVSGEFCFRLEVGKQKNFSKRARHLSYIREQFDVSKKFDPLHEVDKLRTFLPLYMPGAYVSTCYLADKVLRDLLPKFRCLRVLSLSGYNITHLPADLFQNLKHLRYLNISSTKIQKLPKSIGMLCNLQSLMLSDCHGITELPPEIENLIHLHHLDISETKLEGMPTGINKLKDLRRLTTFVVGKHSGARIAELQDLSHLRGALSIFNLQNVVNATDALKANLKKKEDLDDLVFAWDTNVIDSDSENQTRVLENLQPHTKVKRLNIQHYYGTKFPKWLGDPSFMNLVFLQLEDCKSCSSLPPLGQLQSLKDLQIAKMDEVQNVGADFYGNNDCDSSSMKPFGSLEILRFEEMLEWEEWVCCGVEFPCLKELYIKKCPKLKKDLPKHLPKLTKLKISECGQLVCCLPMAPSIRELMLEECDDVVVRSASSLTSLASLDIREVCKIPDELGQLHSLVQLSVCCCPELKEIPPILHNLTSLKNLNIQQCESLASFPEMALPPMLERLEIIDCPTLESLPEGMMQNNTTLQHLSIEYCDSLRSLPRDIDSLKTLSIYGCKKLELALQEDMTHNHYASLTKFVISNCDSLTSFPLASFTKLETLHLWHCTNLESLYIPDGLHHMDLTSLQILNFYNCPNLVSFPQGGLPTPNLTSLWISWCKKLKSLPQGMHSLLTSLERLRIEGCPEIDSFPIGGLPTNLSDLDIRNCNKLMACRMEWHLQTLPFLSWLGIGGPEEERLESFPEERFLPSTLTSLIIDNFPNLKSLDNKGLEHLTSLETLSIYHCEKLESLPKQGLPSSLSHLYILKCPLLEKRCQRDKGKKWPNISHIPCIVIFNEKGFSYEEVILS, from the coding sequence ATGGTGAAAAATGTTTTCGGAACCTATTGTCAAGGTCATTCTTTCAACAATGCGGGTCATAATAAGTCATCGTTTGTGATGCATGATTTGATTCATGATTTAGCCCAATTTGTATCTGGAGAATTTTGTTTCAGATTGGAAGTGGGAAAgcaaaaaaacttttcaaagaGGGCTCGACATTTGTCATACATCCGTGAACAATTCGATGTCTCCAAGAAATTTGATCCCCTTCATGAGGTTGATAAGTTACGGACCTTCCTACCATTATATATGCCTGGAGCTTATGTTTCAACTTGCTACTTAGCTGATAAAGTTCTACGTGATCTATTGCCAAAATTCAGATGTTTGCGGGTTTTATCCTTGTCTGGCTATAATATCACTCATTTGCCTGctgatttatttcaaaatttgaagcaTTTGCGGTATTTGAACATTTCTAGCACCAAGATACAGAAGTTACCTAAATCCATAGGTATGCTTTGCAATTTGCAATCACTGATGTTGTCAGATTGTCATGGGATTACCGAGCTGCCTCCTGAAATCGAAAACCTCATCCACCTACATCATTTGGATATTTCTGAAACAAAATTAGAAGGGATGCCAACAGGAATCAATAAACTAAAAGATCTTCGAAGATTGACTACTTTTGTTGTTGGCAAGCATAGTGGTGCAAGAATTGCAGAGTTACAAGATCTGTCCCACCTGCGGGGAGCGCTCTCCATTTTTAACTTGCAAAATGTGGTGAATGCAACGGAtgctttaaaagctaatttgaagaaaaaggaagaccTTGATGACTTGGTGTTTGCGTGGGATACAAATGTGATTGATAGTGATTCGGAGAATCAAACCAGAGTTCTCGAAAATCTTCAGCCTCATACCAAGGTGAAAAGGCTCAACATTCAACACTACTATGgcacaaaatttccaaaatggcTAGGAGATCCTTCATTCATGAATTTAGTTTTCTTACAACTTGAAGATTGTAAAAGTTGCTCGTCCTTGCCACCACTTGGGCAGTTACAATCTCTCAAGGATCTCCAGATTGCGAAGATGGATGAAGTACAAAACGTTGGTGCAGATTTCTATGGGAATAATGATTGTGACTCATCTTCAATGAAGCCGTTTGGATCCCTAGAGATTCTGAGGTTTGAAGAGATGTTAGAGTGGGAGGAATGGGTTTGTTGTGGAGTTGAATTCCCTTGTTTGAAGGAGCTTTATATCAAGAAATGTCCAAAGCTGAAAAAGGATTTACCCAAACACCTTcctaaattaacaaaacttAAGATTAGTGAATGCGGGCAGCTGGTGtgttgtcttccaatggctcCCTCCATTCGTGAATTGATGTTGGAGGAATGTGATGATGTGGTGGTTAGGAGTGCGAGCAGTCTCACCTCGTTGGCTTCTTTGGATATAAGGGAAGTTTGTAAAATACCAGATGAATTGGGCCAACTGCATTCTCTTGTACAGTTATCTGTGTGTTGTTGTCCCGAGCTAAAGGAAATTCCACCCATTCTTCACAACCTTACCTCTCTTAAAAACTTGAACATCCAGCAATGTGAGAGTCTTGCATCTTTTCCGGAGATGGCGCTGCCACCCATGCTTGAAAGGCTTGAAATCATAGACTGTCCCACTCTGGAGTCCCTACCAGAGGGAATGATGCAAAATAATACGACTCTCCAACACTTGTCCATCGAGTATTGTGATTCTCTAAGGTCCTTGCCCAGGGACATTGATTCATTGAAGACACTTTCAATCTACGGGTGTAAGAAATTGGAGTTAGCACTCCAGGAGGATATGACGCACAACCACTACGCTTCCCTTACCAAATTTGTGATAAGTAATTGTGATTCTCTCACGTCCTTTCCATTAGCTTCCTTCACAAAGCTTGAGACGCTTCATTTATGGCATTGTACAAATCTGGAGTCCCTTTACATTCCAGATGGACTTCACCACATGGATCTCACATCTCTCCagatattgaatttttataattgcCCTAATCTGGTATCTTTTCCGCAAGGGGGATTGCCTACTCCTAATCTGACATCTCTTTGGATAAGTTGGTGCAAGAAGCTCAAGTCACTGCCCCAAGGGATGCACTCCCTCCTTACATCCCTTGAAAGATTGAGAATAGAAGGTTGTccagaaattgattcatttccAATAGGGGGTTTGCCCACTAATCTATCTGATCTTGACATCAGGAATTGTAACAAACTCATGGCCTGTCGGATGGAGTGGCACTTGCAAACGCTTCCCTTTCTTAGCTGGTTAGGGATTGGAGGACCTGAAGAAGAAAGATTGGAGTCATTTCCCGAGGAACGGTTTCTGCCCTCCACTCTCACCTCTCTTATAATTGACAATTTTCCAAATCTGAAATCCCTGGACAATAAGGGCCTTGAGCACCTGACCTCTCTTGAAACTCTGTCGATTTACCACTGTGAAAAGCTCGAGTCCTTGCCAAAACAGGGGTTGCCCTCCTCCCTTTCTCATCTTTATATTCTTAAGTGTCCTCTGTTGGAGAAGCGATGCCAAAGggataaagggaaaaaatggcCCAACATTTCTCACATTCCCTGCAtcgtgatatttaatgaaaaggGTTTCTCATATGAAGAGGTGATCTTGTCATGA